Proteins encoded by one window of Mycolicibacterium sp. ND9-15:
- a CDS encoding YccF domain-containing protein — MRVILNIIWLIFGGLWLALGYLLAALICFVLIITIPFGFAALRIAAYALWPFGRTIVDKPGPRPGALVGNVIWVILFGVWLALEHIITAVAMAITIVGIPLALANLKLIPVSLMPLGKDIVPVDTLADPAANPWRAAA, encoded by the coding sequence ATGCGAGTGATCCTGAACATCATCTGGCTGATCTTCGGCGGCCTGTGGCTGGCGCTGGGCTATCTGCTGGCAGCGCTGATCTGCTTCGTGCTGATCATCACGATTCCGTTCGGGTTTGCGGCCCTGCGTATCGCGGCGTATGCGCTATGGCCCTTCGGCCGCACGATCGTCGACAAACCAGGACCGCGCCCCGGCGCGCTGGTCGGCAACGTCATCTGGGTCATCCTGTTCGGCGTGTGGTTGGCGCTCGAGCACATCATCACCGCGGTGGCGATGGCGATCACGATCGTCGGCATTCCGCTCGCGCTGGCCAACCTCAAGCTGATCCCGGTGTCGCTGATGCCACTGGGTAAGGACATCGTGCCGGTCGACACCTTGGCCGACCCCGCCGCCAACCCGTGGCGAGCCGCCGCGTGA
- the moaA gene encoding GTP 3',8-cyclase MoaA: MTIVDLGVPSAAPPSSAPTDGPLIDTFGRVATDLRVSLTDRCNLRCTYCMPAEGLNWLPSEELLRPEELTRLLRIAVTRLGITSVRFTGGEPLIARHLEDVIAATTALRPRPEITLTTNGVGLDKRAEGLKRAGLDRINVSLDTVEGARFAAITRRDRLPDVLAGLRAAKAAGLEPVKVNAVLDPVTGLDDAVALLRFCLEQGYQLRIIEQMPLDAGHQWQRGKAIGADEVLDTLQQHFHLTPDTAPRGSAPAELWRVDGVGKVGIIASVSHAFCSACDRTRLTADGQVRNCLFAQRETDLRQLMRSGADDAVVEAAWRAAMWAKAAGHGINDPDFVQPARPMSAIGG, translated from the coding sequence GTGACCATCGTCGACCTCGGGGTGCCATCGGCCGCGCCGCCCTCGTCGGCCCCCACTGACGGGCCGCTGATCGACACATTCGGCCGGGTGGCCACCGACCTGCGGGTGTCGCTGACCGACCGCTGCAACCTGCGCTGCACGTACTGCATGCCCGCCGAAGGATTGAACTGGCTGCCGTCGGAGGAGCTGCTGCGGCCCGAGGAGCTGACTCGATTGTTGCGCATCGCCGTGACGAGGCTGGGCATCACCAGCGTGCGTTTCACCGGCGGGGAGCCGCTGATCGCCCGCCATCTCGAGGATGTCATCGCCGCGACGACGGCGCTGCGCCCACGGCCGGAGATCACGTTGACCACCAACGGGGTCGGCCTCGACAAGCGGGCCGAGGGGCTCAAGCGAGCCGGGCTCGACCGCATCAACGTGTCGCTGGACACCGTCGAGGGCGCGCGGTTCGCCGCGATCACCCGACGAGACCGGCTTCCCGACGTGCTGGCCGGCCTGCGGGCCGCGAAGGCCGCGGGCCTCGAACCGGTGAAGGTCAACGCGGTTCTCGACCCGGTCACCGGCCTTGACGACGCGGTCGCGCTGCTGCGGTTCTGCCTGGAACAGGGCTACCAGTTGCGCATCATCGAGCAGATGCCGCTGGACGCAGGCCACCAGTGGCAGCGGGGCAAGGCGATCGGCGCCGACGAGGTGCTCGACACGCTGCAACAGCATTTCCACCTCACCCCCGACACGGCACCGCGTGGGTCGGCGCCGGCCGAGTTGTGGCGGGTCGACGGCGTGGGCAAGGTCGGCATCATCGCCTCGGTGTCCCATGCGTTCTGCTCCGCCTGTGACCGCACCCGGCTCACCGCCGACGGCCAGGTCCGCAACTGCCTGTTCGCTCAGCGGGAGACCGATCTGCGTCAACTGATGCGCAGCGGTGCCGACGACGCCGTCGTCGAGGCCGCATGGCGCGCCGCGATGTGGGCGAAGGCGGCAGGCCACGGCATCAACGATCCCGACTTTGTGCAGCCCGCCCGGCCGATGAGCGCGATCGGCGGTTGA
- a CDS encoding MoaD/ThiS family protein, which produces MTTTTSVAVKVRYFAAARAAAGNDEETIRLQAGTTLAELVVELSGRDENLAKVLKRCSFLCDGVAVRDDTVALKDAQTIDVLPPFAGG; this is translated from the coding sequence ATGACGACAACGACCTCGGTTGCAGTAAAAGTTCGCTACTTCGCCGCCGCGCGGGCTGCCGCCGGTAACGATGAGGAGACAATTCGCCTTCAGGCGGGAACCACGCTCGCCGAACTCGTCGTCGAACTGAGCGGACGCGACGAGAATCTTGCGAAAGTGCTGAAGCGCTGCTCTTTTCTGTGCGACGGGGTCGCCGTGCGTGACGACACGGTGGCCCTGAAAGACGCTCAAACGATCGATGTCCTTCCCCCTTTCGCCGGCGGCTAG
- a CDS encoding MogA/MoaB family molybdenum cofactor biosynthesis protein, producing the protein MRTGRVVIASTRAAAGVYEDRCGPIVVDWLTGRDIATVAPVVVPDGDAVADAICAAVGEGVDVVITSGGTGISPTDRTAEATAEIVDYLIPGLADAIRRAGEDKVPTSVLSRGVCGVKGRTLIVNLPGSPGGVKDGLGVLDGVLEHALDQLGGKDHAR; encoded by the coding sequence ATGAGGACGGGCCGGGTCGTCATCGCCTCCACCCGCGCGGCCGCCGGCGTGTACGAGGACCGCTGCGGGCCCATCGTCGTGGACTGGCTCACCGGCCGCGACATCGCGACCGTGGCGCCCGTCGTGGTCCCCGACGGCGATGCGGTCGCCGATGCCATCTGCGCCGCGGTCGGCGAGGGCGTCGACGTGGTGATCACCTCCGGCGGCACGGGCATCTCGCCGACCGACCGCACCGCCGAGGCCACCGCCGAGATCGTCGACTATCTGATTCCAGGGCTGGCCGACGCGATCCGGCGCGCCGGTGAGGACAAGGTGCCGACGTCGGTGCTGTCGCGTGGGGTGTGCGGGGTCAAGGGCCGCACGCTGATCGTGAACCTCCCCGGCTCGCCGGGCGGGGTCAAAGACGGGCTGGGGGTGCTCGACGGGGTTCTCGAGCATGCGCTCGATCAGCTCGGCGGAAAGGACCACGCGCGATGA
- a CDS encoding helicase-associated domain-containing protein: MTQNAPGLSLGAWLADLPDERLIRLLELRPDLTQPPPGTIAALAARAAARQSVKAATDDLDFLRLAVLDALLVLHADATAVPTTKLLELIGDRAPEAAVTEALDDLRERALVWGDATVRVAAEAGAGLPWYPGQVTVEETAEDPEEIATRLETLDEAQSELLHKLLEGSPVGRTRDAAPGTPPDRPVQRLLAAGLLHQVDAETVILPRLVGQVLRGELPGPVQLTEPDPVVSTTTAADADAVAAGAALDLLREVEVVLETLGDTPVPELRSGGIGVRDIKRLAKVTGIDERRLGLILEVIVAALLIAAGTPEPEPDAGSGPYWAPTVSADRFLQSPTAVKWHLLATTWMDLHGRPSLIGNRGPDGKPYGALSDSLFSTAAPLDRRLLFDVLAGLPPGAGVDATEASRAMIWRRPRWGVRLQPGPVADLLTEAHALGLMGRGALATPSRALFADAPSDDVVKAMDKVLPAPIDHFLLQADLTVIVPGPLQRDLAEQLAAVASVESAGAAMVYRISEASIRRALDTGRTAGELHKLFDRHSKTPVPQGLTYLIDDVARRHGQLRVGMAASFVRCEDAALLAQAVAAPATASLEMRLLAPTVAVSQAPIAEVLAALRQAGFAPAAEDSTGTIVDIRARGARVPAPPGRRRLYRPAPAPTSQTLGAIVAVLRKVAAMPTGGLRLDPAVAITQLQDAAIAQESVVIGYVDPAGVATQRVVAPINVRGGQLTAYDPASGRVRDFAIHRITSVVAADER; the protein is encoded by the coding sequence ATGACCCAGAACGCTCCGGGACTTTCTCTGGGCGCCTGGTTGGCCGATCTCCCCGACGAGCGGCTGATCCGGCTGCTGGAGTTGCGGCCCGACCTGACCCAACCGCCACCGGGGACGATCGCTGCGCTGGCGGCGCGTGCTGCGGCCCGTCAGTCGGTCAAGGCCGCCACCGATGACCTCGACTTTCTGCGGCTGGCCGTGCTCGACGCGCTGCTGGTGCTGCACGCCGACGCCACCGCCGTCCCGACCACCAAACTCTTGGAGCTGATCGGCGACCGGGCGCCCGAGGCCGCGGTCACCGAGGCCCTGGACGATCTGCGCGAGCGCGCGCTGGTATGGGGTGACGCGACGGTGCGGGTGGCGGCCGAGGCGGGCGCGGGCCTGCCGTGGTATCCGGGGCAGGTGACGGTCGAGGAGACCGCGGAAGACCCGGAGGAGATCGCCACCCGGCTCGAGACACTCGACGAGGCGCAGTCCGAGCTGCTGCACAAGCTGCTCGAGGGCTCCCCGGTGGGCCGCACCCGCGACGCCGCACCCGGGACACCCCCCGACCGTCCGGTGCAGCGCCTGTTGGCCGCCGGACTACTGCATCAGGTGGATGCAGAAACGGTGATCCTGCCCCGATTGGTCGGCCAGGTGCTGCGCGGCGAACTGCCCGGGCCGGTGCAGCTGACCGAACCCGACCCGGTGGTGTCGACGACGACGGCGGCCGACGCCGACGCCGTCGCCGCGGGTGCCGCCCTCGACCTGCTGCGGGAAGTGGAGGTGGTGCTCGAAACACTCGGCGACACACCGGTTCCCGAGCTGCGCAGCGGTGGGATCGGCGTGCGCGACATCAAGCGACTCGCCAAGGTCACCGGCATCGACGAACGCCGGTTGGGGCTGATCCTCGAGGTGATCGTGGCCGCGCTGCTGATCGCCGCGGGCACGCCCGAACCCGAACCGGATGCCGGCAGCGGCCCCTATTGGGCGCCGACGGTGTCCGCCGACCGGTTCCTCCAGTCGCCGACGGCAGTCAAGTGGCACCTGCTTGCGACCACCTGGATGGACCTGCACGGCCGCCCCAGCTTGATCGGCAACCGCGGGCCCGACGGTAAACCCTATGGCGCGCTGTCGGATTCGTTGTTCTCCACCGCCGCACCACTGGACCGCAGGCTGCTTTTCGACGTGCTCGCGGGCCTGCCGCCGGGGGCGGGCGTCGATGCGACGGAGGCGTCGCGCGCAATGATCTGGCGCAGGCCCCGCTGGGGCGTCCGCTTGCAGCCGGGGCCGGTCGCCGATCTGCTGACGGAGGCGCACGCACTTGGCCTGATGGGTCGCGGTGCGCTGGCCACCCCATCGCGGGCCCTGTTCGCCGACGCACCCTCGGACGACGTGGTCAAGGCGATGGACAAGGTGCTTCCCGCGCCGATCGACCACTTCCTGCTACAAGCCGACCTGACCGTGATCGTGCCGGGCCCGCTGCAACGCGACTTGGCCGAACAACTGGCCGCGGTGGCGAGCGTCGAGTCTGCGGGTGCGGCGATGGTGTACCGCATCAGCGAGGCGTCGATCCGGCGGGCCCTCGACACCGGACGGACCGCCGGCGAATTGCACAAGTTGTTCGACCGTCACTCGAAAACTCCTGTGCCGCAGGGCTTGACGTATCTCATCGATGACGTGGCCCGCAGGCATGGGCAGCTGCGCGTGGGAATGGCGGCGTCGTTCGTGCGGTGCGAGGACGCCGCGCTGCTCGCGCAGGCCGTGGCGGCGCCGGCGACCGCGTCGCTGGAGATGCGCCTGCTGGCGCCGACCGTCGCGGTGTCACAGGCCCCGATCGCCGAGGTGCTGGCCGCGCTGCGGCAGGCCGGTTTCGCCCCGGCGGCCGAGGACTCGACCGGCACCATCGTCGACATCCGGGCACGAGGCGCGCGGGTGCCCGCCCCGCCGGGCCGCCGACGTCTCTACCGACCGGCCCCGGCCCCGACCAGCCAGACGCTCGGCGCGATCGTCGCGGTGCTGCGCAAGGTGGCGGCCATGCCGACCGGCGGTCTGCGACTGGACCCCGCCGTCGCAATCACCCAGTTGCAGGA
- a CDS encoding MFS transporter, with the protein MTGPRRDPRDSPGRRYYPPRPPADDPRADEHPGMANYPSDPSYRRPRRSGPTPSANRWLPPLDEPAREFGYQPPPHGIGSAAGEKVTVTRAAAQRSREMGSKMYGLVHRAATADGADKSGLTALTWPVVANFAVDAAMAVALANTLFFAAATGESKGKVALYLLITIAPFAVIAPLIGPALDRLQHGRRAALAASFALRTGLAVVLIANYDGATGSFPSWVLYPCALGMMVLSKSFSVLRSAVTPRVLPPTIDLVRVNSRLTTFGLLGGTLVGGAVAAGAEYFFNLFYMPGALYVIVAVSVAGAALAMRIPKWVEVTEGEVPATLSYHGRPDEPRRRPEHLPPTKSARQPLGRNTIAALWGNCTIKVMVGFLFLYPAFVAKSHDASGWEQLRILGLIGAAAAIGNFAGNFTSARLKLGHPAQVVVRCTVVVTLAALAAALTGDLLVAAVATLLTSGASAIGKASLDASLQDDLPEESRASAFGRSESVLQLAWVAGGAVGVLVYTELWVGFTAITSVLILGLAQTVVSYRGDSLIPGLGGNRPVLAEQEGGRPDTAAVAHE; encoded by the coding sequence GTGACAGGACCGCGTCGTGACCCCCGCGACTCGCCGGGCCGGCGCTACTACCCTCCGCGTCCGCCCGCCGACGACCCGCGCGCCGACGAGCATCCTGGCATGGCCAATTACCCGAGCGACCCCAGCTACCGCCGTCCTCGACGCAGTGGGCCCACGCCCAGCGCCAACCGCTGGCTCCCGCCGCTCGATGAGCCGGCCCGCGAGTTCGGTTACCAGCCTCCGCCGCACGGCATCGGCAGCGCGGCGGGCGAAAAAGTCACCGTCACAAGGGCGGCCGCACAACGCAGCCGCGAGATGGGCTCCAAGATGTACGGCCTGGTGCATCGGGCCGCCACCGCCGACGGCGCCGACAAGTCCGGGCTCACCGCGCTCACATGGCCGGTGGTCGCGAACTTCGCCGTCGACGCCGCGATGGCCGTCGCACTGGCCAACACCCTGTTCTTCGCCGCGGCCACCGGGGAGAGCAAGGGCAAGGTCGCGCTGTACCTGTTGATCACCATTGCGCCGTTCGCCGTCATCGCCCCCCTGATCGGGCCGGCCCTGGACCGGTTGCAGCACGGCCGCCGCGCCGCGCTGGCCGCGTCGTTCGCGCTGCGCACCGGGCTGGCGGTGGTGCTGATCGCCAACTACGACGGCGCCACCGGCAGCTTCCCGTCGTGGGTGCTCTACCCCTGCGCGCTGGGAATGATGGTGCTGTCCAAGTCATTCAGCGTGTTGCGCAGCGCGGTGACACCGCGCGTGCTGCCGCCGACCATCGACCTGGTGCGGGTGAACTCGCGGTTGACGACGTTTGGTCTGCTCGGCGGCACCCTGGTCGGCGGGGCGGTCGCCGCGGGCGCGGAGTACTTCTTCAATTTGTTCTACATGCCCGGGGCGCTCTACGTCATCGTCGCGGTCTCGGTGGCGGGTGCGGCGCTGGCGATGCGGATCCCGAAGTGGGTCGAGGTCACCGAGGGTGAGGTGCCCGCGACGCTGAGCTACCACGGCCGCCCGGACGAACCGCGGCGCCGCCCCGAACACCTGCCGCCGACGAAATCGGCGCGACAGCCTCTGGGCCGCAACACGATCGCCGCGCTGTGGGGTAACTGCACCATCAAGGTGATGGTCGGCTTCCTGTTCCTCTATCCGGCCTTCGTCGCCAAGTCCCACGACGCCAGTGGCTGGGAGCAGCTGCGCATACTCGGGCTGATCGGCGCGGCCGCGGCCATCGGCAACTTCGCGGGCAACTTCACCAGCGCGCGCCTCAAGCTGGGCCATCCCGCGCAGGTGGTGGTGCGCTGCACGGTCGTCGTCACCCTCGCCGCGCTGGCCGCCGCCCTGACCGGTGACCTTCTGGTGGCGGCGGTCGCCACCCTGCTCACCTCGGGGGCCAGCGCGATCGGCAAGGCGTCGCTGGACGCGTCGCTGCAGGACGACCTGCCCGAGGAGTCGCGTGCCTCGGCGTTCGGGCGCTCGGAATCGGTGCTGCAGTTGGCCTGGGTCGCGGGCGGCGCCGTCGGCGTGCTCGTCTACACCGAGCTGTGGGTGGGCTTCACGGCCATCACCTCGGTGCTGATCCTCGGGCTGGCGCAGACCGTGGTCAGCTACCGCGGCGATTCGCTGATTCCCGGCCTGGGCGGAAACCGGCCCGTGCTGGCCGAGCAGGAGGGCGGGCGCCCGGACACCGCGGCGGTGGCGCACGAGTGA
- the moaC gene encoding cyclic pyranopterin monophosphate synthase MoaC: MVDVTAKDVTRRIAVAAGTVHTTADVVAMIAANGLPKGDALATARIAGILAAKRTSDLIPLCHQLALTGVDVDFEIGDVAVGITATVRSTDRTGVEMEALTAVSVAALTLYDMIKAVDPAARIDGIQVLRKEGGKTGTWTRR, from the coding sequence ATGGTCGACGTCACCGCCAAGGACGTCACCAGGCGCATCGCCGTCGCTGCGGGCACCGTGCACACGACGGCCGACGTCGTCGCGATGATCGCCGCCAACGGACTGCCCAAGGGCGATGCGCTGGCCACCGCGCGTATCGCCGGGATCCTGGCCGCCAAGCGGACCAGCGACCTGATTCCGCTGTGCCATCAGTTGGCACTCACCGGTGTCGACGTCGACTTCGAGATCGGCGACGTCGCGGTCGGGATCACCGCCACCGTGCGCAGCACCGACCGCACCGGCGTCGAGATGGAGGCCCTGACGGCGGTGAGCGTGGCCGCGCTGACCCTCTACGACATGATCAAGGCCGTCGACCCCGCCGCCCGCATCGACGGAATCCAGGTCTTGCGGAAAGAGGGCGGCAAGACCGGAACGTGGACGCGGCGATGA
- a CDS encoding molybdenum cofactor biosynthesis protein MoaE: MTAVVLRADLSEQTIELAEHEALVANASAGAVVSFAGVVRDHDGGRAVVRLEYSAHPSASQTLAEVAAQIAAEAVGVRAVAVSHRTGVLEIGDAALVAAVAADHRAAAFQTCARLVDVVKERLPVWKHQFFADGSDEWVNSA; encoded by the coding sequence ATGACAGCCGTGGTGCTGCGCGCCGACCTGAGTGAGCAGACGATCGAACTCGCCGAGCATGAGGCGCTGGTCGCCAACGCCTCGGCGGGCGCGGTGGTGAGCTTCGCCGGTGTGGTGCGGGACCACGACGGCGGCCGCGCGGTCGTGCGCCTGGAGTATTCGGCGCACCCGTCGGCGTCACAGACCCTGGCCGAGGTGGCCGCTCAGATCGCCGCTGAAGCGGTCGGTGTGCGGGCCGTCGCGGTCAGCCATCGCACCGGGGTTCTCGAGATCGGCGACGCCGCATTGGTGGCCGCCGTAGCGGCCGACCATCGCGCGGCAGCTTTCCAGACGTGTGCCCGGCTGGTGGATGTCGTCAAGGAGCGGCTGCCGGTGTGGAAGCACCAGTTCTTCGCCGACGGCTCTGACGAGTGGGTGAACTCCGCATAG
- a CDS encoding glutathione S-transferase family protein — MAYVADESESSGEFNRDTEYITTRITADGRDGYPVEPGRYRLVVARACPWANRTIIVRRLLGLEDVLSIGFCGPTHDEDSWTFDLDPDGLDPVLGIPRLKDAYLKRFGGYDKGITVPAVVDVPTGEVVTNDFPQITLDFSTEWADYHRDGAPDLYPEDRRDEIDEVAQRIYTEVNNGVYRCGFAGSQRAYDKSYDRLFTALDWLEDRLENQRYLVGDTITEADVRLFTTLARFDPVYHGHFKCNRHKLAELPVLWSYARDLFQTPGFGDTIDFVQIKQHYYIVHADINPTRVVPKGPELSNWLTPHGRESLGGSPFGDGTPPGPTREGERVPQAHSA; from the coding sequence ATGGCATACGTCGCCGACGAATCCGAATCAAGTGGCGAGTTCAACCGCGACACCGAATACATCACGACGCGCATCACGGCCGACGGCCGCGACGGATACCCCGTCGAACCCGGCAGGTACCGGCTCGTCGTCGCGCGGGCCTGCCCATGGGCCAACCGTACGATCATCGTCCGCAGGCTCCTTGGGCTGGAAGACGTCCTCTCCATAGGCTTTTGCGGTCCCACGCATGACGAGGACAGCTGGACGTTCGACCTCGACCCCGACGGTCTAGACCCGGTACTGGGCATCCCCCGACTCAAGGACGCCTACCTGAAGCGCTTCGGTGGCTACGACAAGGGCATCACGGTTCCCGCGGTCGTCGACGTGCCGACCGGTGAGGTCGTCACCAACGACTTCCCGCAGATCACGTTGGACTTCTCCACCGAATGGGCCGACTATCACCGCGATGGCGCCCCGGACCTCTACCCCGAAGACCGACGCGACGAGATCGACGAAGTGGCGCAGCGCATCTACACCGAGGTCAACAACGGTGTCTACCGGTGCGGCTTCGCAGGCTCACAGCGCGCCTACGATAAGTCCTACGACCGCCTGTTCACCGCGCTGGACTGGCTCGAAGACCGCCTCGAAAACCAGCGATATCTGGTGGGCGACACCATCACCGAGGCCGACGTGCGGCTGTTCACCACGTTGGCGCGCTTCGATCCCGTCTACCACGGGCACTTCAAGTGCAACCGCCACAAGCTCGCCGAGCTTCCGGTGCTGTGGTCCTATGCCCGCGATCTGTTCCAGACCCCGGGCTTCGGCGACACCATCGACTTCGTCCAGATCAAGCAGCACTACTACATCGTGCATGCGGACATCAATCCGACGCGGGTCGTGCCGAAAGGGCCGGAACTGTCCAACTGGCTCACACCGCACGGCCGAGAGTCGTTGGGCGGCAGTCCGTTCGGCGACGGTACACCGCCGGGACCGACCCGCGAGGGGGAACGGGTCCCGCAGGCGCATTCGGCCTAG
- a CDS encoding transglycosylase family protein, whose translation MSGRHRKPTASSVNVAKVALTGAVLGSGGLALAGHAAAATDGEWDRVASCESGGNWAINTGNGYQGGLQFSPSTWTGHGGGEYAPAAHLASKEEQIAVAERVLATQGKGAWPTCGKGLSSATPRNVVDDAVEAVNNVLPPPAPVDPFAPPPPPPPAPVDALAAPAPPPPPPADPLAPPPPPAPVDALAAPLPEAPPAPAPLPEAPPAPAPAPVDALAAPLPEAPPAPAPLPEAPPAPAPLPEPLPPAPAPADAVAAPLPEAPPAPEPFDAMAAPLPEAPPVDVQPVGNWDVAPEAPVPGEQPELWSLPVDAPLEPAPQPPPAPAAEPLAADNDSDVSYLTEIWHAIEAQDVTGKDALLPLTQP comes from the coding sequence ATGAGTGGACGGCACCGCAAGCCCACTGCATCGTCCGTGAACGTCGCGAAAGTCGCCCTCACCGGCGCAGTGCTCGGAAGCGGGGGGCTCGCCCTCGCCGGGCACGCCGCCGCCGCGACCGACGGCGAATGGGATCGCGTCGCCAGCTGCGAATCCGGCGGCAACTGGGCGATCAATACCGGCAACGGCTACCAGGGCGGGCTGCAGTTCTCGCCCAGCACCTGGACCGGCCACGGCGGCGGTGAGTACGCCCCCGCAGCGCACCTGGCCTCCAAGGAAGAGCAGATCGCCGTCGCCGAACGCGTGCTCGCCACTCAGGGCAAGGGCGCGTGGCCGACGTGCGGTAAGGGGCTGTCGAGTGCGACCCCGCGCAACGTCGTCGATGACGCCGTCGAAGCGGTGAACAACGTGCTGCCGCCGCCCGCACCCGTCGACCCGTTCGCTCCCCCACCGCCGCCCCCGCCGGCACCCGTCGACGCACTGGCCGCGCCGGCGCCTCCGCCGCCTCCGCCGGCCGATCCGCTCGCCCCGCCGCCTCCGCCCGCTCCGGTCGATGCGTTGGCCGCGCCGCTGCCCGAAGCGCCGCCTGCGCCGGCCCCGCTGCCCGAAGCACCGCCCGCACCGGCACCCGCTCCGGTCGATGCGTTGGCCGCGCCGCTGCCCGAAGCGCCGCCTGCGCCGGCCCCGCTGCCCGAAGCGCCCCCCGCACCGGCACCGCTGCCCGAACCTCTGCCGCCCGCCCCCGCACCGGCTGATGCGGTGGCCGCCCCACTGCCGGAAGCACCGCCGGCGCCAGAACCTTTCGATGCGATGGCCGCCCCGCTCCCGGAGGCGCCCCCGGTCGATGTACAACCCGTCGGCAACTGGGACGTCGCACCCGAGGCGCCCGTCCCGGGCGAGCAGCCGGAACTCTGGTCGCTGCCCGTCGATGCGCCGCTTGAGCCCGCCCCGCAACCGCCGCCGGCGCCGGCTGCCGAGCCGCTCGCCGCGGACAACGATTCGGATGTCTCCTATTTGACGGAGATCTGGCACGCGATCGAGGCGCAGGACGTCACCGGCAAGGATGCGTTGCTCCCGCTGACCCAGCCGTAA
- a CDS encoding DUF2771 domain-containing protein, which produces MKRVLAALAVVVVLASVGTGVLIWRLSDDESPKYPEISAYSHGQLVRVGPYRYCEVLNPTDCVVFEDQGELGVTERGAVQLSVPPAIARAPWVLLRQYEDSDVIEEFRPNTRLAVTIPTVDAQRGKLTGFAVLLPTLIRLDGEEVPAPHAEWSVRTVWA; this is translated from the coding sequence GTGAAACGCGTACTCGCCGCGCTCGCGGTGGTGGTGGTCCTGGCGTCGGTGGGTACGGGTGTGCTCATCTGGCGGCTCAGCGACGACGAGTCACCGAAATACCCTGAAATCAGCGCATATTCGCACGGCCAGCTGGTCCGTGTCGGACCCTACCGCTACTGCGAGGTGCTCAACCCCACCGATTGTGTGGTCTTCGAAGATCAGGGCGAGCTGGGAGTGACAGAGCGCGGTGCGGTGCAGTTGTCGGTGCCGCCGGCGATCGCCAGGGCGCCGTGGGTGCTGTTGCGCCAGTACGAGGATTCCGACGTCATCGAGGAGTTCCGGCCCAACACACGGCTGGCGGTGACGATCCCCACCGTCGACGCGCAGCGCGGCAAGCTCACCGGGTTCGCGGTCCTGCTGCCCACGCTGATCCGCCTCGACGGCGAGGAGGTGCCCGCCCCGCACGCCGAGTGGTCGGTGCGGACGGTGTGGGCCTAG
- a CDS encoding cold-shock protein, with the protein MPTGRVKWYDAEKGFGFLSQEDGEDVYVRSSALPAGVETLKAGQRVEFGVAAGRRGPQALTLTLIDPPPSLSRTRREAAAAERKHSPDELHGMIEDMITLLESAVQPELRKGRYPDRKVARRVSEVVRAVGRELES; encoded by the coding sequence GTGCCGACCGGCCGGGTGAAGTGGTACGACGCCGAAAAAGGCTTCGGGTTTTTGTCGCAGGAGGACGGCGAGGACGTCTACGTCCGATCCTCGGCGCTGCCCGCCGGTGTCGAGACCCTCAAGGCAGGGCAGCGCGTCGAGTTCGGTGTGGCCGCGGGCCGGCGCGGGCCGCAGGCGTTGACGCTCACACTCATCGATCCGCCGCCGAGCCTGTCGCGGACGCGCCGCGAGGCGGCCGCCGCCGAGCGCAAGCATTCACCCGACGAGCTGCACGGCATGATCGAGGACATGATCACGCTGCTGGAGAGCGCGGTACAGCCCGAGCTGCGCAAGGGCCGCTATCCGGACCGCAAGGTCGCCCGCCGGGTGTCCGAAGTGGTGCGCGCGGTCGGCCGCGAGCTCGAGTCCTGA